Proteins encoded by one window of Vibrio rumoiensis:
- a CDS encoding ATP-binding protein, with protein sequence MNRIRTACYIDAEIQEYEGHPLINALPPINSPERTAKLLYRYPKITDEERALPGHIKRHAMMRILDKFLYPTKAHSQLEQMISGMIRSGYLSRNIADKSYVESLNAVYRVKSVKFRRNAGNEALVSSVIGCSGAGKSTAVEAILNSYEQAILHPDYQHVQLVWLKLECPHDGSVKSLCINFFRAVDEALSTDYQETYVKPRSSAESLLGDIARVAVLHSIGILVIDEIQHLDHFKSGGSDRILNFFVALTNVIKIPVLFVGTPKANQIFSPTMRSARRAAQFGSLNWGRFNRSTQPQKDDEWEKFFARLWKLQWFQSPVPLTDGIRDLFWEYTQGIAHIAVVLFYLCQVRAVIVGKELIDRKLVEKVYNEELSIVHPMINALRGGREEDILKYADLDLPLKEVLVLAEGSEEVIEDAFEQESSLSSDKQSKLVELLQQFNIGSDLAPILAKQVMDQFPNEDLFSLVTKVKKLKDPTPQIKKKKKKKFEDYSPVYIPNDLRIMRDDDPEFTYQNLVKGGVVIDLLQYLS encoded by the coding sequence ATGAATAGGATTCGTACTGCATGTTACATTGATGCTGAAATTCAAGAGTATGAGGGCCATCCGTTAATTAATGCCTTACCACCAATTAACTCTCCGGAACGAACCGCTAAGTTATTGTATAGATACCCAAAGATAACCGATGAAGAAAGGGCTTTACCGGGTCATATTAAACGTCATGCGATGATGAGAATACTGGATAAGTTTTTGTATCCTACAAAAGCTCATTCTCAGCTCGAACAAATGATATCTGGGATGATACGTAGTGGGTATCTGAGCAGAAATATTGCAGATAAAAGTTATGTCGAATCATTAAATGCTGTCTATAGAGTCAAGAGTGTTAAATTTCGAAGGAATGCAGGCAATGAAGCTTTAGTTAGCTCTGTTATTGGCTGCTCTGGCGCAGGAAAATCGACGGCGGTTGAAGCGATTTTAAATAGCTATGAACAAGCTATATTGCATCCAGATTATCAGCATGTACAACTTGTATGGTTAAAGTTGGAATGCCCACATGATGGATCGGTTAAGAGTTTATGTATTAATTTCTTTAGGGCTGTTGATGAAGCATTGAGTACTGATTATCAAGAAACCTATGTAAAACCGCGGTCATCGGCAGAATCATTGCTGGGTGATATCGCCAGAGTTGCTGTATTGCATTCGATTGGGATTTTGGTTATTGATGAAATTCAGCACCTTGATCATTTTAAGTCCGGCGGATCAGACCGAATTCTAAACTTCTTTGTGGCGCTAACTAACGTTATCAAAATCCCCGTTCTTTTTGTCGGCACACCAAAAGCAAACCAAATTTTTAGTCCAACTATGCGCAGTGCGAGGCGCGCAGCTCAATTTGGTAGTTTGAATTGGGGGCGTTTTAACCGTTCCACTCAACCTCAAAAAGACGATGAGTGGGAAAAATTCTTTGCTCGTTTATGGAAACTTCAGTGGTTTCAATCACCAGTTCCGTTAACCGATGGTATACGTGACTTATTTTGGGAGTATACTCAAGGAATTGCGCATATTGCGGTGGTTTTGTTTTATCTTTGCCAAGTGCGAGCGGTTATCGTTGGAAAAGAACTGATCGATAGAAAGCTTGTCGAGAAAGTGTATAACGAAGAATTATCTATTGTTCATCCGATGATTAACGCTTTAAGAGGTGGGCGGGAAGAAGATATTCTGAAATATGCAGATCTTGATTTGCCGCTCAAAGAGGTCTTGGTTCTTGCTGAAGGATCTGAGGAAGTTATTGAAGATGCTTTTGAACAAGAATCATCATTAAGTTCTGATAAGCAATCCAAATTAGTAGAGTTGCTTCAACAGTTTAATATCGGCAGTGATTTGGCTCCTATTTTAGCCAAACAAGTTATGGATCAGTTTCCAAACGAGGATCTATTTAGCTTAGTCACTAAAGTTAAAAAACTGAAAGATCCAACACCTCAGATCAAAAAGAAAAAGAAGAAAAAATTTGAGGATTATTCTCCTGTTTATATCCCTAATGACTTACGAATAATGAGAGATGATGATCCTGAGTTCACCTACCAGAACTTAGTGAAAGGCGGCGTGGTAATAGACTTATTGCAATATTTGAGTTAA